One window of Plasmodium falciparum 3D7 genome assembly, chromosome: 7 genomic DNA carries:
- a CDS encoding DNA replication licensing factor MCM7 has translation MGERRRDIRSYLDDSHTKYLEAVKNYNAHIDELVRFLDTFEDPAVNHTNWGKLKYKGYLQKIYNHDTEVLPIYLGDLREYFSKENDDVDYSVYNGIMTNTHRYMELLYSAADKCLSDECYKRFMRGYGEEDESEKIKKRNLRRINNEDNSGYSTDESEKEAFNNLFRDMIKPIEEIRQERMKEYKLPAYLRVNFEIILIPSSRDLVRKMRIVNADCIGSLSTFECEVIRATQLKPRIQVATYECDRCHVFAYKAVDGPFFMPLFDCPGCTNVHGVRGSLKFQSKLSKFVKYQEIKVQELSSQLPEGDIPRSMNCIIHGESTTSIQPGMSVTLTGVLMPVTKSGYQALKGGLIAEKVFHIYYVQNNKENFNEHIDNYDKIMEQVQELKNSPNLYEKLAYNIGPEIYGHDDVKKALLLQLIGGCTKKKKDGGLIRGDIHILLMGDPGVAKSQLMKKVCLIASRSIYTTGKGSSSVGLTAAVLKDPNTGETTLEGGALVLADKGICCIDEFDKMDEYDRSAIYEVMEQQTVSIAKAGHCSNMPARSSVLAAANPVNGKYDCKKSVMLNMNLPAALLTRFDLQFLLLDVSDREKDKKLAEHVLNILKCIDSSDEKKKKSELNDDGYEEIDKTVLRAFIQLAKKKQPTISPELIPKITQWYVSTRQLESQQERYSDTRINYTTPRALLAILRISQALARLRDSDVIETADFEEAIRLTEQSKASVSLQTEKRRRKDVSNEIMNIIKNIKDKIMEKKKRWNGWIPIEEIERQSVTKGFTRAHVMNTIDKYVELTVFTINENNTAIAFPNDVYNEDDEYDEMEQEDYE, from the coding sequence ATGGGTGAAAGGAGAAGAGATATTCGCTCATATTTGGATGATAGTCATACAAAATATTTGGAGGcagtaaaaaattataatgctCATATAGATGAGTTAGTAAGATTTTTAGATACATTTGAAGACCCTGCAGTAAATCACACAAATTGGggtaaattaaaatataaaggtTATTTACAAAAGATATATAACCATGATACTGAGGTATTACCTATATATTTAGGAGACTTAAGAGAATATTTTagtaaagaaaatgatgatgtAGATTATTCTGTATATAATGGTATAATGACTAATACACATAGATATATGGAGTTATTATATTCTGCTGCTGATAAATGCTTATCTGATGAATGTTACAAAAGATTTATGAGAGGTTATGGTGAAGAAGATGAAAGTgaaaagataaagaaaagaaatttacgaagaataaataatgagGATAATTCTGGTTACAGTACAGATGAAAGTGAAAAAGAggcatttaataatttatttcgGGATATGATAAAACCTATTGAAGAGATTCGACAAGAACGTatgaaagaatataaattacCAGCATATTTAAGAGTAAATTttgaaattattttaataccTAGTTCAAGAGATTTAGTTAGAAAAATGAGAATTGTTAACGCAGATTGTATTGGTTCTTTAAGTACATTTGAATGTGAAGTTATTAGAGCTACACAATTAAAACCTAGAATACAAGTTGCTACATATGAATGTGATAGATGTCATGTATTTGCTTATAAAGCTGTAGATGGTCCTTTTTTTATGCCATTATTTGATTGCCCAGGATGTACTAATGTTCATGGTGTTCGAGGTTCTTTAAAATTCCAATCAAAATTAAGTAAATTTGTAAAATACCAAGAAATTAAAGTACAAGAATTATCTAGTCAATTACCAGAAGGAGATATACCAAGAAGTATGAATTGTATTATACATGGAGAAAGTACTACATCTATACAACCAGGTATGTCGGTTACATTAACTGGAGTATTAATGCCTGTTACAAAAAGTGGATATCAAGCTTTGAAGGGTGGATTGATAGCAGAGAAAGTTttccatatttattatgtacaaaataataaagaaaattttaatgaacatatagataattatgataaaattaTGGAACAAGTtcaagaattaaaaaatagtcctaatttatatgaaaaattagcTTATAATATAGGTCCTGAAATATATGGACATGATGATGTTAAAAAGgctttattattacaactTATTGGAGGATGTaccaaaaagaaaaaagatgGAGGTTTAATTAGAGgtgatatacatattttattaatggGAGATCCAGGAGTTGCTAAAAGTCAACTTATGAAAAAGGTTTGCCTTATTGCATCAAGATCTATTTATACAACAGGTAAAGGTAGTAGTTCTGTTGGTTTAACCGCGGCTGTTTTAAAGGATCCTAATACTGGAGAAACAACCTTAGAAGGTGGTGCTTTAGTTTTAGCCGATAAAGGTATATGTTGTATTGACGAATTTGATAAAATGGATGAATATGATAGATCAGCTATCTATGAAGTTATGGAGCAACAAACTGTTTCTATTGCAAAAGCTGGACATTGTAGTAATATGCCAGCTAGGTCTTCTGTATTAGCTGCTGCAAATCCTGTTAATGGAAAATATGATTGTAAAAAATCGGTTATGCTTAATATGAATTTACCAGCAGCGTTATTAACAAGATTTGACttacaatttttattacttGATGTATCCGATAgagaaaaagataaaaaactTGCTGAGCATGttctaaatatattaaaatgtattGACTCTAGTGatgagaaaaagaaaaaatcagAATTGAATGATGATGGTTATGAAGAAATTGATAAAACAGTGTTAAGAGCTTTTATACAGTTAGCTAAAAAGAAACAACCAACAATTTCACCAGAACTAATACCGAAAATAACTCAGTGGTATGTATCTACGAGACAATTAGAATCACAACAGGAAAGATATAGTGATACACGTATAAATTATACAACACCTAGGGCCTTGTTAGCCATTTTGAGAATATCGCAAGCATTAGCTAGATTAAGAGATAGTGATGTTATCGAAACAGCAGATTTTGAAGAAGCCATAAGATTGACTGAACAATCGAAAGCAAGTGTTTCTTTACAAACTGAAAAGAGAAGACGAAAAGATGTTTCAAAtgaaattatgaatataattaaaaatatcaaagataaaattatggaaaagaaaaagagatGGAATGGATGGATACCTATTGAGGAAATTGAAAGGCAATCGGTAACTAAAGGTTTTACCAGAGCCCATGTAATGAATACAATTGATAAATATGTAGAATTGACCGTATTTActattaatgaaaataatacagCTATTGCTTTCCCGAATGATGTTtataatgaagatgatgaataTGACGAAATGGAGCAAGAAGATTACGAATAA
- a CDS encoding inositol-phosphate phosphatase, putative gives MNAYNTDGRYLLIIYEKVFKVIYIKNLKDKKDENVKVPALFIYRKNGKCLEKRILKEKIRKKSKKYGNILNELIIDNLIGTIEFRNELFLFVVEKWRLLSKFYYMDKYRSIYKIEKVHYIPYNVDIIPINAAINNSLNIDDNSNNYFINNVKNNEDINKNFEIIDNSINFEYNNNNNNNNFGIITASSLKTIDVVNKSDDISYDFFNTNNKNISSCQGNNSNKNVTMKKSGNLENDKKDNILNDFEVVDNINSYNSYKNNNYNKKEEKNKKILTFNSAKKWLTTQFNHKNILNIISDITNYDSKNVNENDRNLGKVQNELEKDNNSFLKNDKASTSSYNTSACNNTNKISTLFSSHTNISTIDENMSINKSDKDSYSPNNNNNNINNINNNNNNNNNNNNNNNNSSSSSKCKSNNKNLNIHKSMSSHTNMSIHKNMNVNTNKMTHNHSNNNNDNMKQSSGEKNTTTTKHTSRNNYNNDTLNKMNFNSVENSLSSIYDEDNLSESKPDTPNYSSKVRTSLIDNTFFNKEGNGKKEELTVLINNKNIVDSENNILIGIKKDEKKNNQSNSMFDQDNENDKNILLDKKNINNNNNNNNNNNNLLYINKNDVHDKNYQKLNIHENDVNKRNSRDSKLSEALSEDKKGSNASNKSSINVVNNNIKDLINHSYFNVKGNPRMQENSEKKNSYSSLFKNEDVRNDEKKNNSKMDIHKYLKTIQKLLSVHMYYSYDYDLTQCIQKKVKNNIEEVEVEPLVYNTRLNNLNNKKKKSFLKMCEKKYVWNYQMIKKTKNKCKIDDNWFCSIIQGYISYTSIEINKKCLELLLISRRSSILGGTRFNKRGINDDGYVANYVESEQIVRINNRNINHVDKVDQLNNKDNTSMSDINYDSYKNKNFTSTKGNLDKNNSNRNNTYNNSNVSNEILASPNLTHDQVNHLKENSVREKDKNNNSFGSSQVVGGNISTETKEQFVNKDKINQGVFGTYKMNDSYDNNNNNNNNNNNNTNTNTNNNNNNNNNNNNNNNSSSSTNKYVGRNFENRIISLVQIRGSIPLFWKQHSMSSHVNIQRSSLLSIKAFKEHNKKLINSYGNNIYYINLLSQNKSNEKKLTKKMIEMINFIKKDKHYKEKDYINYIEYDFHISVKNKSFEDAMNDFINKILLKEIKNVSFFIEPIKVSTSNNENINNNSTTTTTNNNNNNNNKNKNNINDKDYDDDDDDNDDNVDKDKDVNNININNTNNDNIKNKDYGYDNGDGENKKESSGAFQNGVFRTNCLDCLDRTNVFQYYYALFFILYILHLSRNDMFLKAVNKSYLCYYKNVNNMYNDKNVTILTTLPTENYLLDLSDKYAMNRNYDYVNNKNENMGMFDGFSYIINDGRFMNNKKTSDTADELKRLGLDQKKEKYGNSNDKDYNKEDKKKVEQIDEYVYILKHLFKKMWVENGDIISTHYTGTGSVFSSQINVGRSSLSTNIDHAIKSIERFYQNNFEDNFRQECIDIILCSGKYNNNRRSFLGSDFTYLLNCNNTSTVNKDSTNSMNKYDVNNNNNNNNNNNNNNNNNSNNNKILDPSTNSLQQNKLNLKNKKLLKENQEKGNKQESKVLSKRKRALLKLKKISAAYNINTHHNWKNFIHNTNSVKDHIDNSGNKNKNVDGNKELGKKEYEHKTKRILQEMDSSDESDLEIEENNEKFYFKENAKMDMYDEGMIENIDYNNMNYPVLAKPNEYYEVEANGVDEDDEDYDDEDEDDEEEEEEEDAYNYDSKKHLNIPYNDVEGKILKSDVNYLNNKNMNDLWSRTNNSSSINNTIEIDSSTSDSIEKKRRNRRREKMRRRRRRQMKKLKNRSDSMYLDDMHKDNKYVYDVNNEPIYNDYLSHDLINQYCVDCSNSKFVNNYAKKKIINTDYEERIIKLWAGTWNLCGGDLEELHDISSWLNEVDDYIDMYVFCFQEVVELTGFRILMNMKDKFKEKKIEQMITQTLGEVSQRQKELYLRGAKYNNNSNNMKIKKKSAHVVSETPYRNENRKNLYAANEEKEQDVIMNNDDVDDEYYENYLKCFNDDYMKNGNNRNNVYNDNNKKSNNYKYDDMNILAQGEEPRITEDNNSLLDISKNCFLNNYFNSLEGDGLNLDIMGERKMSFSNLMDMDKREYIDDTNKYKEHDEYNNINKEMEYNNDFNLMDALEDYDNIENKANKHNYINEDLLKSNETHISSNVKDIFQNKVPNSLNMNLDDIFNDEFISNPKEDDYYINSNKGNIRGSYVIEELYNRKYNDMNNYNMNDEFEDNVFDRDKDMEMKMARSMDMYDRRGSYLNEIENKSRNINDNININNDNFEINEADVFDNSSNNFRVKNYNFTSVQDVFEDCDIKELGSSNNNLMYERRYDPPKRKGRNFNENVKREIHKIDDYYENVQREKRKDNKGFAAAGTSNYNNKDYDKYFLNLRKFKYVKLKSVSMIGLFIIIFIDEALVDHIREIEVCKVKVGLKGNTGNKGSVSVKFRLGYNSFCFNNIHLASGQTNIFERNTQMQNILSNSFQNQQLNNLFNFDYFFACGDFNFRINKNLEEVLKLISSKNIKHLLNYDQFIYNKMYNILPFCLFHEHPITFNPTYKYKKHSNMYDIRRTPAWCDRVLMSGKLVHLSEIEKKRNEHISREHYRERNISIDQTNKSDMVDYKRNNMSDKDILNDFYNNDKIYFKYLDYKTHNNFFSSDHKPVSALIELKVFFDKKDIEYKLLQSYSMKTVDEYGYLGKGSSNTSNSSSNKNNNNNNNNLFDYFFSNGYGISKYTTNPISQILNYSNPLNAKYKNEPNEHSFHEDAIRNIENFEEYTK, from the exons ATGAATGCATATAACACAGACGGTAGATATTTATTGATAATTTATGAAAAAGTATTTAAAGTAATTTACATAAAGAATTTAAAAGATAAGAAAGATGAGAACGTGAAGGTGCCcgcattatttatatatcgaAAGAATGGGAAATGTTTAGAGAAGAGAATATTAAAAGAGaagataagaaaaaagagtaagaaatatggaaatatattaaatgaattaataaTAGACAATTTAATAGGTACCATAGAGTTTAGGAATGagctatttttatttgtagtAGAGAAATGGAGATTATTAagtaaattttattatatggataaatataggagtatttataaaattgagAAGGTTCATTATATACCATATAATGTAGATATCATACCAATAAATGCTGCAATAAATAATAGTTTAAATATAGATGACAATtcgaataattattttataaataatgtaaaaaataatgaggatataaataagaatttTGAAATAATAGACAACTCAATAAATTTCgaatataacaataataataataacaacaacttTGGAATAATTACAGCATCTTCTCTAAAAACTATTGACGTTGTAAATAAGTCTGATGATATTTcatatgatttttttaatacgaacaataaaaatataagtagCTGTCAAGGTAATAAttctaataaaaatgtaactATGAAAAAGTCGGGCAATTTAGAAAATGATAAGAAAGACAACATTTTGAATGATTTTGAGGTAGtggataatattaatagttataattcttataaaaataataattataataagaaagaagaaaaaaataagaaaattctTACCTTCAATAGTGCAAAAAAATGGCTTACGACTCAATTTAAtcataaaaacattttaaatattatttcagATATAACAAATTATGACAGCAAGAATGTTAATGAAAATGATCGAAATTTGGGAAAAGTACAGAATGAATTAgaaaaggataataatagttttttaaaaaatgacaaAGCATCTACATCATCTTATAACACATCTGCATGTAATAACACGAATAAAATAAGTACTCTTTTTAGTTCCCATACAAATATATCAACAATTGATGAAAATATGTCTATTAATAAAAGTGACAAGGATAGCTATTcaccaaataataataataacaatattaacaatattaacaataataataataataataataataataataataataataataatagtagtagtagtagtaaatgTAAAAGTAATAACAAGAATCTGAATATTCATAAATCCATGAGTTCACATACCAATATGAgcatacataaaaatatgaatgttAACACAAACAAAATGACACACAATCAcagcaataataataatgataatatgaaacAATCTAGTGGGGAAAAGAATACAACAACCACTAAACATACAAGTAGaaataattacaataatgatacgttaaataaaatgaattttaATAGTGTCGAGAATTCCTTGAGCTCCATatatgatgaagataatTTAAGTGAATCCAAACCAGATACTCCAAATTATAGTTCAAAAGTTCGCACAAGTTTAATTGacaatacattttttaataaagaagGAAATGGAAAGAAGGAGGAATTAACTGTActgataaataataaaaatattgtagacagtgaaaataatatattaattggcataaaaaaagatgaaaaaaaaaacaaccaAAGCAATTCCATGTTTGATCaagataatgaaaatgacaaaaacattttattggataagaagaatataaataataataataataataataataataataacaatttattgtatataaataaaaatgatgtacATGATAAGAATTATCAAAAGTTGAATATACATGAAAATGATGTTAATAAAAGGAATTCACGTGATAGTAAACTTTCAGAGGCTTTATCAGAAGATAAAAAAGGATCGAATGCTAGTAATAAAAGTTCCATAAATGtagttaataataatataaaagatctTATTAatcattcatattttaatGTTAAAGGTAATCCAAGAATGCAAGAAAATagtgaaaagaaaaattccTATTCTTcgctttttaaaaatgaagatgttCGAAatgatgagaaaaaaaataattccaAAATggatatacataaatatttaaaaactaTTCAGAAATTATTAAGCGTCCATAtgtattattcatatgattATGATTTAACTCAAtgtattcaaaaaaaagtaaaaaataatatagaagaGGTCGAAGTGGAACCATTGGTATATAATACTcgtttaaataatttaaataataaaaagaaaaaatcttttttaaaaatgtgtgAAAAGAAATATGTGTGGAATTACCAAATGATAAAGAAGAcgaaaaataaatgtaaaattGATGATAATTGGTTCTGTTCTATTATACAAGGATATATATCTTACACATCTAtcgaaataaataaaaaatgtttagAACTACTTTTAATAAGTAGGAGGTCTTCTATTTTGGGTGGAACTCGATTTAATAAACGAGGCATAAATGATGATGGATATGTAGCTAATTATGTGGAATCTGAGCAGATAGTTCGAAttaataatagaaatataaatcatGTGGATAAGGTTGATCAACTAAATAATAAGGATAATACTTCTATGTCggatataaattatgattcatataaaaataaaaattttacaaGTACGAAAGGGAACCTGgacaaaaataatagtaatagaaataatacatataataatagtaatgtaTCTAATGAGATATTAGCATCCCCCAACTTAACACATGATCAGGTAAATCATTTAAAGGAAAATAGTGTGCGGgaaaaggataaaaataataattcttttggTTCGTCTCAGGTGGTTGGAGGTAATATTTCAACGGAAACGAAAGAGCAATTTGTTAATAAAGACAAAATCAATCAAGGAGTTTTTGgaacatataaaatgaatgattcatatgataataataataataataataataataataataacaataccAATACCAATAccaataacaataacaataataataacaataacaataataataacaatagcAGTAGTAGtactaataaatatgtagGAAGAAATTTTGAAAATCGAATTATATCACTTGTTCAAATTAGAGGTTCTATTCCCCTGTTTTGGAAACAACATTCCATGTCGTCACATGTTAATATTCAACGATCATCCTTATTAAGTATTAAAGCATTTAAAGAGCATAATaagaaattaattaataGTTATGGtaacaatatttattatataaatttattaagtcagaataaaagtaatgaaaagaaattaaCGAAGAAAATGATTGAAatgataaattttataaagaaagataaacattataaagaaaaagattaCATTAATTATATTGAATATGATTTTCATATTTCTGTGAAAAATAAGAGTTTTGAAGATGCAATGaatgattttattaataaaatattattaaaggaAATAAAGAATGTGTCATTTTTTATTGAACCTATAAAAGTGAGCACgagtaataatgaaaatataaataacaatagtactactactactactaataataataataataataataataaaaataaaaataatatcaatGATAAGGactatgatgatgatgatgatgataatgatgataatgttgATAAGGATAAAGACGTgaacaatattaatataaataatactaataacgataatattaaaaataaagattacGGTTATGATAATGGAGATGGAgagaataaaaaagaatcatCGGGTGCTTTTCAAAATGGTGTATTTAGAACAAATTGTTTAGATTGTTTAGATAGAACTAATGtatttcaatattattatgccttattttttattttatatatattacacctTTCAAGGAATGATATGTTTTTGAAGGCTGTAAATAAGtcttatttatgttattataaaaatgtaaataatatgtataatgataaaaatgttacTATATTAACAACACTACCTACTGAAAATTACTTACTTGACTTATCTGACAAATATGCAATGAATAGAAATTAtgattatgtaaataataaaaatgaaaatatgggTATGTTCGATggtttttcatatataattaatgatGGAAgatttatgaataataagaaaacatCAGATACTGCTGATGAATTAAAAAGATTAGGTTTAGAtcaaaagaaagaaaaatatggaaattcaaatgataaagattataataaagaggataaaaaaaaagtagaaCAAATCGAtgaatatgtttatatattaaaacatttatttaaaaaaatgtggGTAGAAAATGGGGATATTATAAGTACACATTATACAGGTACAGGTAGTGTATTTTCTTCACAAATAAATGTAGGTAGATCATCATTGAGTACTAATATTGATCATGCAATAAAATCGATTGAACGATTTTATCAAAACAATTTTGAAGATAATTTTAGGCAAGAATGTAtagatataattttatgtagtggaaagtataataataataggagATCATTCTTAGGTTCTGATTTTAcctatttattaaattgtaataatacaaGTACTGTGAATAAGGACTCTACCAATAGTATGAACAAATatgatgttaataataacaacaataataataataataataacaataataataataataatagtaataataataaaattttggaTCCTTCCACGAATTCTTTACAACAAAATAAACTTAAccttaagaataaaaaattattaaaagagaACCAAGAGAAAGGAAATAAACAAGAATCCAAAGTTCTtagtaaaagaaaaagagcTTTATTAAAACTGAAAAAAATATCCGctgcatataatattaatacgCATCATAATTGGAAGaattttattcataatacCAATTCTGTAAAAGATCATATAGATAATTCtggaaataaaaacaaaaatgtagATGGAAATAAAGAGCTAGGCAAAAAAGAATACGAACATAAAACTAAAAGAATTTTGCAAGAAATGGATAGTTCAGATGAATCAGATCTGGaaatagaagaaaataatgaaaaattttattttaaagaaaatgCAAAAATGGATATGTATGACGAAGGTATGATTGAAAATatagattataataatatgaattatcCAGTACTTGCAAAACCTAATGAATATTATGAGGTGGAGGCAAATGGAGTTGATGAGGATGACGAAGATTATGATGACGAAGATGAAGAcgatgaagaagaagaagaagaagaggaTGCTTATAATTACGATAGTAAAAAACATCTTAATATTCCTTACAATGATGTAGAAgggaaaattttaaaaagtgatgttaattatttaaataataaaaatatgaacgaTTTATGGTCAAGAACAAACAACAGTAGTAGTATCAATAACACAATCGAAATCGATAGTAGCACTTCTGATAgtatagaaaagaaaagaagaaatcgAAGAAGAGAAAAAATGCGAAGAAGAAGGAGAAGACAAATGAAGAAACTTAAAAATAGGAGTGATTCTATGTATTTAGATGATATgcataaagataataaatatgtttatgaTGTTAATAATGAACCTATTTATAATGATTATTTAAGTCATGATCTTATAAATCAATATTGTGTAGATTGTTCCAATTCGAAATTTGTGAATAATTAtgcaaagaaaaaaattattaatacagATTATGAAGAacgaattataaaattatgggCAGGTACATGGAATTTATGTGGAGGAGATTTGGAAGAATTACATGATATATCATCATGGCTTAATGAAGTTGATGATTATATtgatatgtatgtattttgtTTCCAAGAAGTCGTCGAATTAACAGGATTTCGTATATTAATGAATATGAAAGATAAGtttaaagagaaaaaaattgAACAAATGATTACACAAACATTAGGAGAAGTATCTCAAAGgcaaaaagaattatatttgAGAGGAgcgaaatataataataatagtaataatatgaaaataaaaaagaaaagtgcTCATGTTGTATCGGAAACACCTTATAGAAATGAAAATCGTAAAAATTTATACGCTGCCAATGAAGAAAAAGAGCAAGATGTTATAatgaataatgatgatgttgatgatgaatattatgaaaattatttaaaatgttttaatgatgattatatgaaaaatggaAACAACAGAAATAAtgtttataatgataataataaaaaatcaaataattataaatatgatgatatgAACATACTAGCACAAGGTGAAGAACCAAGAATTACAGAGGATAATAATTCATTGCTggatatatcaaaaaattgttttttaaataattattttaatagttTAGAGGGTGATGGTTTAAATTTAGATATAATGGGTGAGAGGAAAATGTCATTCTCTAATTTGATGGACATGGACAAGAGGGAGTATATTGATGAtacaaacaaatataaagaacatgatgaatataataatataaataaagaaatggaATATAATAACGATTTTAATTTAATGGATGCTTTAGaagattatgataatatagaGAATAAAGCTAATAAGCATAACTACATAAATGAAGATTTATTGAAAAGTAATGAAACACATATAAGTTCAAATGTGAAggatatttttcaaaataaagTACCGAATAGCTTGAATATGAATTTGGATGATATATTTAACGATGAGTTTATATCAAATCCAAAGGaggatgattattatattaattcaaATAAGGGAAATATTAGAGGTTCTTATGTAAttgaagaattatataatcgtaaatataatgatatgaataattataatatgaatgatgaATTTGAGGATAATGTATTTGATAGAGATAAAGATATGGAAATGAAAATGGCTAGATCGATGGATATGTACGATAGAAGAGGTAGTTACTTAAATGAAattgaaaataaaagtagaaatataaatgataatataaatattaacaatGACAACTTTGAAATTAATGAAGCTGACGTGTTTGATAATAGCAGTAATAATTTCAGAGTAAAAAATTACAACTTTACGAGTGTACAAGATGTTTTTGAAGATTGTGATATCAAAGAATTAGgaagtagtaataataatttgatgTATGAAAGAAGGTATGACCCACCAAAAAGGAAAGGTAGAAATTTTaatgaaaatgtaaaaagggaaatacataaaatagatgattattatgaaaatgtACAAAGGGAGAAAAGAAAGGATAATAAGGGTTTTGCTGCTGCTGGTACtagtaattataataataaggattATGACAAATACTTTTTAAACTtaagaaaatttaaatatgtaaaattaaaatcTGTATCCATGATtggtttatttattattatatttattgatgAAGCTTTAGTTGATCATATAAGAGAAATAGAAGTATGTAAGGTGAAAGTAGGGCTTAAGGGAAATACAGGAAATAAAGGAAGTGTATCTGTTAAATTTAGATTAGGATATAATTCcttttgttttaataatattcatttagCATCTGGtcaaacaaatatatttgaaaggAATACACAAATGCAGAACATTTTAAGCAATAGTTTTCAAAATCaacaattaaataatttatttaattttgattatttcTTTGCATGTGGTGATTTTAATTTtagaataaacaaaaatcTTGAAGAAGTACTTAAATTAATATCTAgcaaaaatattaaacatttattaaattatgatcaatttatttataataagatgtataatatattacctTTTTGTCTCTTTCATGAGCACCCCATAACGTTTAACCCAACATACAAATATAAGAAACATTCGAATATGTACGACATTAGGAGAACCCCTGCCTG gTGTGATCGTGTTTTAATGAGTGGCAAACTTGTACACTTATCCGAAATTGAGAAGAAAAGGAATGAACATATATCAAGAGAACATTATAGGGAACGTAATATTAGCATAGACCAGACAAATAAAAGTGATATGGTTGATTATAAAAGGAATAATATGTCTGATAAGGATATATTGaatgatttttataataatgataaaatatattttaaatatttagatTATAAGacacataataattttttctcaAGTGATCATAAACCAGTTAGTGCTCTTATTGAATTGAAAgtattttttgataaaaaagatattgaatataaattattacaatCTTATAGTATGAAAACAGTAGATGAATATGGATATTTAGGAAAAGGCTCAAGTAATACAAgcaatagtagtagtaataaaaataataataataataataataatttatttgattattttttttccaatgGTTATGGTATAAGTAAATATACTACTAACCCTATATCCCAAATTCTTAATTATTCAAACCCCCTTAatgcaaaatataaaaatgaaccgAATGAGCATTCGTTTCATGAAGATGCCATAAGaaatattgaaaattttgaggaatatacaaaatga